Genomic DNA from Lactuca sativa cultivar Salinas chromosome 8, Lsat_Salinas_v11, whole genome shotgun sequence:
ttagtgagggttaacaggtggtctgagtcgaactgggactcgctgagtcgttcttcagactcggcgagttgagtcggggtggccccgcgattcttccaggaggaactcgtcgagtcagaggggatactcgacgtgtagaaaggggatcttagagaattggtgagaacgtctagactcgccgagtcgccctagcgctcgccgagtccggtcaaagttgaccgttgactagagtggacctgtgttgacttcttagggatagtcaacattagagatataaagtgttaactagggacatatgatgttataggaggattagagctcggagaatcgggcacgagggattcccaggattgtgagatatcgagacacgcgaggtgagtcttctcactatactttaccttgagtaggtaaccagagttatatgatagagtatttgtatgccatgtatgttatgtgttgcactgcattcttctatgtgatttatgctatgcttgtttacagagttagaacctgagggttcacagagtatgggtgcacggacccacagagttatagcctcgagtggctaatatgtgttatgtggtattttggggaactcactaagctttatgcttacagtgttggtgttatttgtttcagatactagtgaggatcgcgggaaggcgccggcctgatcagtgcacacacgcgggatttttatattatgtgatcttggggtttttatatgttatgaaatgaattacaaacaatgatgtttttatgattattaaatgaattttgcctttataaaatgcgaaaaattgtttttaaattcttggtgttacaaatgggtattaattacatcttcaatatttaatatgcattaattagtttcttaaaataactaaaatgattggtccagaatcaatcatacaagcacacagtagatagtgaaaacatttgaacctaactctctctctctctctctctatatatatatatatatatatatatatatatatatatatatatatatatatatataaaattttaaaaaatagtttctttATAATTTACTCAATCTGAGTTCTCCCCAAGTTCTCGCTATTCCCCCAATCAACTGAATCGACCACCGAGCAGCAAGTTCTGTAACATAGAAGGTGATACCCCAGAAAAAAATTTGGGTTATCCTACAAAAATTTGGGATACCCCTTTACTTTTACACTGGCTCCGCCACtgctttgatgtttttatacttaTCAACTTAGGAATTCCTAGGTCAAATTGAGTTAAGGTAGCGAGTTCACATTGGatacatggttttttttttttttttttttcaaccctAATATTTCGAAGCCTTAAGGGATTAAACAATCGGGATCACTAATAGGGGGCCTAAATCGGGTAGGGTCGGGTTCGAGGGCTGCATAACCTGCCAGTTTCCATCCCTAGAGATATGTGGGCCGGTCTATTTAAGGTTAGTGGGCTTATTTAGAattagaataaaaaaataaaaaaaaaatgttttgaatgACCACCAACTCATTCAAATTTCCTACCCAATTCCCTCGTTGGCATTGCTTTACCAACAGTCCAACACCTGTCTTTGAATGTGATGTAAGCAAGCAGGCGGTCACAACCGAACATATTCCTTCCTTCCTTCGTAACCAAAACCCTCTTTTCCCTTTTCTCTCATTTTCAGCTTTCAAACAAAAGCACTTCCAATCCTTTTTTTTCTTAAAGTACTACAGCAATCGCCATGAATTCTTACCCTGATGTGGGCGACGGTGGTCATCATAGTCAAAGCTCATCTCCTAGTGTCACTTCTGAAAGCCCACCGGAACTCGATCCTGATGTTGAGATAACTGCCGCAGACGAACCGCCTCAACATGTCGGTCTATCTTCAGGTTTCCCCTTTTTTCGTTTTCATATATCTGGGTGGCATGTAACTTTAAGCGATGAATTTATACACCAAATGTGATTATAATTGTTATTGTGGGAGGAATTGCTAATTTTGAGTTTTAAAGAGCACCCTGGTTGTGGGACAACGAACAAGTGAGGGTTTGTATGAATCTGTAAAATAATTATTCTAAGGAGTAGAATACTAGAAGAGTTAGGTGAGTAGTTGTTTTTCTATTAAAGTTTACTGAATAGTTGAGAATTTTAGCATCTCTCTCCCTAAAAAACTAAGAGCCTTTTTCTTCAATCTTAATTGCTTTGACGAATGCGCATTTGAGCTATTTCAGAATAAGTCAGAGAATAAATTATGTGAGGACGATGTCATTTTGTTCTTTAATTGATGTTTGGCCTGATGACATTTGATCTTCTTGTTAATCCTCTCCCAATGATATGATGGATTGAACTGAagtaatatataaatttttttacttTAAGACTCTAATTCCTCAAGAGAGTTTGTTAATGTCGCCCATCAAGAGAGTTTCTTATAGTAACTGCAGGCAATACCCATTACATTACCCTACCTTttactaaataaataaatcatagtAAACTAACAACAGAgcctttttttttatatatctgaGGATTTCCCCTAGGTGGCATACACATAGAAACAACTACTACAATAcaatgtttatatatgtgtatgtacaAACTCATGTATTCTTTTTCTTACTACATATTGACACTTCTTTTCACAGAACGTTCATATTTCCTCTTGTATACAAAATCTCTTCTCTATTGGAGTAGTATTTTCTAACTTGTTTCCCAAATGAAATGAGCTTTAAACTTAATACTTAGATGGAGCAGACATTATTATTCATTGATCTCTCCATTTGCTACAATGAAGTTTATTCTATTTGTTAACCTATCAATTGACAGCTTCCGAATGTTGTCTACTCAGAGTCTATTAATCGAAATCTTCCCGGTGGAAGATCTACACCAGACACATCATCAGTGACAACCAGtagtcaacaacaacaacaacaacaacaacaacatgggagaattaaacaaaacaaaatccaTGGCTTACTTGGTGCCAAGTTTTTTGACAGTAAAATACCTACAAAAAAGAAGGTTTTGGTTTCTTCACTTCTTCAGTTACTACACTTATTTTCAAATAAGTACTTAATAAGAATGATTAAAAACAACATAAATGTAATGTACTTTTCTGCAGCTCAAGTGGTTGAATCGGTTAGCTAGTGTTCGAGCTGATGGCACAGTGCAATTTGAAATTCCAGATGAAATCAGGCAACAAAGCTTGGATTTTGGTACCAAAGTTGaagctactactactactactactattactgaagatgaagatgaagatgaagatgcaaCAGCTATTCCAGATTTCCCTCCATTGCAGATTGTTATGCTTATTGTTGGAACAAGGGGAGATGTACAACCATTTGTTGCCATTGGAAAACGTTTACAGGAATATGGTCATAGAGTCAGACTAGCAACTCACTCCAATTTCAAGGAATTTGTCAAGGCTTCTGGCCTTGAGTTTTTCCCTCTAGGTGGTGATCCCAAAGTCCTTGCTGGATGTAAGTAATGTAGCCATATTAATAGTTttatcttatatttttttttttttttttttttttttttttttttttttttttgtgatgggTGGGGTTGAATTTGTTTGTGTAGACATGGTGAAGAACAAAGGATTTTTGCCATCAGAACCTTCAGAGATACCAATTCAAAGAAGTCAAATAAAGGAGATTGTATTTTCTTTACTTCCTGCATGTACTAGTCCTGATCTGGACACAAACGTTTCTTTCAAAGTTGATGCTATAATTGCTAACCCTCCTGCATATGGTAGGGCCCACATCACATCACCATTAAAATTGTGAATTAACTGTTTTAGTTAATTACATTGAATGGAATTATGCTTTTTCAGGTCATACTCATGTTGCAGAAGCACTTAATGTTCCACTCCACATCTTTTTCACTATGCCATGGACGTACGTTTATATTGCTTCTTTTAATTTTCTGAGTGTGCCAGTTAGGAGAGATAGGGTCAGTTCCGTCCTTTTACTGatatttttaactttattttcttCAGGCCTACAAGTGAATTTTCACACCCTCTTTCACGGGTTCGGCAACCTGTGGCAAATAGAGTAAGCAGCTTTGATTATTGTTATAGTTCCAACTAGTAGCTTTATTATTTGTACTCATGGGATGGATCACTATTATTGTTTGTTGCAGCTGTCATATCAGATTGTTGATGCATTAATTTGGATGGGGATGCGAGATATAATTAATGAGTTTAGAAAGAAAAAGCTGAAGCTAAGACCTATTACATATTTAAGTGGTTCATATAGTTCTCCACATGATTTGCCTTATGGATATATTTGGAGTCCACATCTTGTTCCCAAACCAAAAGGTATGtctgtctgtctgtctgtctATATTTGGTTTACACATAAATTAACATGCTGCCTATAATTGGATTGATTAATTATGCTCCATATCATCTTTTCCCCAAACCAAAAGCTCTTCAAATGTCTCTGTTACTTTCACTATTCTGTCTCACAAAatcttgaaatatatatatatactatgggCAAATATTGTGGATGGTTATATAGTAATGATTTGTGTTGTTGATTAATGGGATTTCAGATTGGGGTGCGCATATTGATGTTGTAGGTTTCTGTTTCTTAGACCTTGCATCAACTTATGTACCTCCAGATCCGCTACTGGAATGGCTCCAAAATGGTAAAAAGCCCATCTACATTGGATTTGGTAGCCTTGTGAGTTTTTTTTCCTCTTAAATGTTACATAAATAGATTATTAGATAATACAAGCACTTAAAAGCAGCAACTCCAGTACTCCTTGACTAAAAGCAGCAGCAATACAATTGTTTGTAATTGATTTGATGACACATGACACAGCCTGTTCAAGACCCTGATGGAATGACAAAGATAATTGTGGAAGCCCTACAAATTACAAAACAACGAGGCATCATCAACAAAGGCTGGGGTGGTTTAGGAAACTGTAAGTAAGATCTTTATCTTCCTCTACTTTTCTACCTCATTAATTACTTAAAAAATACAGTTTGTTTGTTAATATTGTTctacatacatatatcatatatatatgtgCAGTGGCCAAGTCGAAAGATTTCGTATACTTGCTGGATAATGTTCCACACGATTGGCTATTCCTACAATGTGCTGCTGTGGTACGTaaatttttttatacatttttcaTTTGTGtaacaaataaaaattatttaCTTTTTGCAGGTTCATCATGGTGGTGCTGGAACAACCGCTGCTGGTCTTAAAGCTGCGGTGAGCTTGCTTTTTTCtatcatatgaaaaaaaaaaaagttccaagtattgttttatttatttctataataataataataatgtatataCATTACAACAGTGTCCAACAACTGTGGTTCCTTTCTTTGGAGACCAACCATTTTGGGGAAAGCAGGTTCATGCTAGGGGAGTAGGCCCCCCTCCAATTCCTGTGGAGGACTTCTCACTCAAGAAATTGGTTTCTGCGATACACTTGATGTTAAAGCCAGAGGTGAGTATTCTGTAAGTAAAACACAGAGTTATACTTATTTACTTTtctcataaatataaaatatttacacacacacacacacaggtgAAAGTAGCTGCTACTGAACTGGCAAAGGCCATGGCGGATGAAGATGGGGTTAAAGGTGCAGTGGATGCTTTTCATAAGCATTTTGGTCGCAGAAAAGCTCAGTCTCCACCTGCAAAACATCCAACACACTTCTCACTTTCAGTCAGACATTGTCTGGGTTGTACTTAGACTTCATATTCAGGTCTCCTGACTTTTGTCAATACctgtaaattttatttttatttttctgctTTTCTGACACAATTGATATCAGTTGAGAGACCTGTTTCATTCGTAAGTATCTCttgttttttcttctttttggCTGGATTGTGTTTATGTATAGATAGGAAGGTTCTTATAAATTTTATGTTGAAAGAAATCTAAATATTGGAATCACGCTAAAATCCATTCAATACCAGTCATTCATTCTAATAGTAATGCTTTATGAACAAGGTGATGTATTCATGATTCATTTAAAGTAAATGATTTCTGATTATGATATATAATAGAGTTGATGGTGATGTGAAATAAAAGAATCATATTATACATGTCATCCGATACAAATGTTTTTACGAATGTAAAGGGTAGTCACTTGTAAGTCATCCCACATGCATTTGATTTCTTTCAATATAAATCATTTAAACGCATTATAACATTATTAGTTACTAGTATTACTTAATTAATACTCCAGCAGTATAAAACTGTGTATACACTAATTATTATTCCTTCGTTATATCCACTATCAAATACAGACTAATCTTTCATAATCTTGTCCAATTACAAGACAATTAATGGATATAATAAAGGAATATGAACCTAGTTGGGTGATATATAAaatcttttatattttattcATATTAGGAAATAAGAATATTGGGTGTATTTTT
This window encodes:
- the LOC111911005 gene encoding sterol 3-beta-glucosyltransferase UGT80A2 isoform X2, which encodes MNSYPDVGDGGHHSQSSSPSVTSESPPELDPDVEITAADEPPQHVGLSSESINRNLPGGRSTPDTSSVTTSSQQQQQQQQQHGRIKQNKIHGLLGAKFFDSKIPTKKKLKWLNRLASVRADGTVQFEIPDEIRQQSLDFGTKVEATTTTTTITEDEDEDEDATAIPDFPPLQIVMLIVGTRGDVQPFVAIGKRLQEYGHRVRLATHSNFKEFVKASGLEFFPLGGDPKVLAGYMVKNKGFLPSEPSEIPIQRSQIKEIVFSLLPACTSPDLDTNVSFKVDAIIANPPAYGHTHVAEALNVPLHIFFTMPWTPTSEFSHPLSRVRQPVANRLSYQIVDALIWMGMRDIINEFRKKKLKLRPITYLSGSYSSPHDLPYGYIWSPHLVPKPKGFCFLDLASTYVPPDPLLEWLQNGKKPIYIGFGSLPVQDPDGMTKIIVEALQITKQRGIINKGWGGLGNLAKSKDFVYLLDNVPHDWLFLQCAAVVHHGGAGTTAAGLKAACPTTVVPFFGDQPFWGKQVHARGVGPPPIPVEDFSLKKLVSAIHLMLKPEVKVAATELAKAMADEDGVKGAVDAFHKHFGRRKAQSPPAKHPTHFSLSVRHCLGCT
- the LOC111911005 gene encoding sterol 3-beta-glucosyltransferase UGT80A2 isoform X1 — its product is MNSYPDVGDGGHHSQSSSPSVTSESPPELDPDVEITAADEPPQHVGLSSESINRNLPGGRSTPDTSSVTTSSQQQQQQQQQHGRIKQNKIHGLLGAKFFDSKIPTKKKLKWLNRLASVRADGTVQFEIPDEIRQQSLDFGTKVEATTTTTTITEDEDEDEDATAIPDFPPLQIVMLIVGTRGDVQPFVAIGKRLQEYGHRVRLATHSNFKEFVKASGLEFFPLGGDPKVLAGYMVKNKGFLPSEPSEIPIQRSQIKEIVFSLLPACTSPDLDTNVSFKVDAIIANPPAYGHTHVAEALNVPLHIFFTMPWTPTSEFSHPLSRVRQPVANRLSYQIVDALIWMGMRDIINEFRKKKLKLRPITYLSGSYSSPHDLPYGYIWSPHLVPKPKDWGAHIDVVGFCFLDLASTYVPPDPLLEWLQNGKKPIYIGFGSLPVQDPDGMTKIIVEALQITKQRGIINKGWGGLGNLAKSKDFVYLLDNVPHDWLFLQCAAVVHHGGAGTTAAGLKAACPTTVVPFFGDQPFWGKQVHARGVGPPPIPVEDFSLKKLVSAIHLMLKPEVKVAATELAKAMADEDGVKGAVDAFHKHFGRRKAQSPPAKHPTHFSLSVRHCLGCT
- the LOC111911005 gene encoding sterol 3-beta-glucosyltransferase UGT80A2 isoform X3, which produces MSVYLQLPNVVYSESINRNLPGGRSTPDTSSVTTSSQQQQQQQQQHGRIKQNKIHGLLGAKFFDSKIPTKKKLKWLNRLASVRADGTVQFEIPDEIRQQSLDFGTKVEATTTTTTITEDEDEDEDATAIPDFPPLQIVMLIVGTRGDVQPFVAIGKRLQEYGHRVRLATHSNFKEFVKASGLEFFPLGGDPKVLAGYMVKNKGFLPSEPSEIPIQRSQIKEIVFSLLPACTSPDLDTNVSFKVDAIIANPPAYGHTHVAEALNVPLHIFFTMPWTPTSEFSHPLSRVRQPVANRLSYQIVDALIWMGMRDIINEFRKKKLKLRPITYLSGSYSSPHDLPYGYIWSPHLVPKPKDWGAHIDVVGFCFLDLASTYVPPDPLLEWLQNGKKPIYIGFGSLPVQDPDGMTKIIVEALQITKQRGIINKGWGGLGNLAKSKDFVYLLDNVPHDWLFLQCAAVVHHGGAGTTAAGLKAACPTTVVPFFGDQPFWGKQVHARGVGPPPIPVEDFSLKKLVSAIHLMLKPEVKVAATELAKAMADEDGVKGAVDAFHKHFGRRKAQSPPAKHPTHFSLSVRHCLGCT